The proteins below come from a single Mucilaginibacter mali genomic window:
- a CDS encoding 30S ribosomal protein S16, whose translation MATKIRLQRHGKKGKPFYYIVVADSRAPRDGRFIERLGSYNPNTNPATIDINFDKTLDWVNNGAQPTDTCRAILSYKGVLYKKHLQGGLKKGALTEEQVEAKFAAWLEGKDSKITGKKDSLSTAKEAAKKAALAAEAKRNADKAAAIAAKNTPPAEEVEEAPVAEAEEAPAADEAAESAE comes from the coding sequence ATGGCAACTAAAATCAGACTGCAAAGACACGGTAAAAAAGGTAAACCTTTTTACTACATCGTGGTAGCGGATTCCCGCGCTCCACGCGATGGCCGCTTTATTGAGCGTTTAGGTTCGTACAACCCAAACACCAACCCGGCTACTATCGACATTAACTTTGACAAAACGCTTGACTGGGTAAACAATGGTGCACAACCAACCGATACCTGCCGCGCGATCCTGTCGTACAAAGGTGTGTTATACAAAAAACACTTACAAGGCGGCCTGAAAAAAGGCGCTTTGACCGAAGAGCAGGTAGAAGCAAAATTTGCTGCCTGGTTAGAAGGCAAAGACAGCAAGATCACCGGTAAAAAAGATTCGTTATCTACAGCTAAGGAAGCCGCTAAAAAAGCTGCCCTTGCCGCTGAAGCTAAACGTAATGCAGACAAAGCCGCTGCCATCGCTGCTAAAAACACCCCTCCTGCTGAAGAGGTGGAAGAAGCACCGGTTGCTGAAGCTGAAGAAGCACCAGCTGCTGACGAAGCTGCAGAAAGCGCTGAATAA
- the ffh gene encoding signal recognition particle protein — protein MFENLSDKLDRAFKVLKGQGTITEINVAETMKEIRKALLDADVNYKTAKAFTDEVRQKAIGQNVLTSISPGQLLTKIMNDELTDLMGGSTADLNFPATPTIILIAGLNGAGKTTFSGKLANFLKTQKNKKPLLVAGDVYRPAAITQLQVLGEQIGIPVYADLESKDPIGIARAGVAQAKQNGNNVVIIDTAGRLAIDEAMMVEIEQVKAAVNPHEILFVVDAMTGQDAVNTAKVFNDRLDFTGAVLTKLDGDTRGGAALSIKSVVNKPIKFIGTGEKMEALDVFHPDRMASRILGMGDVVSLVERAQQQFDEKEAAELQKKIRKNKFDFNDFYGQIQQIKKMGNMKDLMGMIPGVGKMMKDVEVGDDAFKNIEAIIQSMTKFEKENPDAINQSRRTRIAKGSGTNIAEVNRLLKQFEDMRKVMKQMSNPAAMANMMRRMPKM, from the coding sequence ATGTTCGAAAATCTTTCAGATAAGCTCGACAGGGCGTTTAAGGTATTAAAAGGACAAGGCACCATAACCGAGATCAATGTGGCCGAAACCATGAAGGAGATCCGCAAGGCCCTTTTGGATGCCGACGTTAACTATAAAACTGCTAAGGCCTTTACCGACGAGGTGAGGCAAAAGGCCATTGGCCAAAACGTACTGACCAGCATTTCGCCGGGACAGTTGCTCACCAAGATCATGAACGACGAGCTGACCGACCTGATGGGCGGCAGCACAGCCGACCTGAACTTCCCGGCAACGCCTACCATTATATTAATAGCGGGCCTGAACGGTGCGGGTAAAACCACCTTCAGCGGTAAACTGGCCAACTTTTTAAAAACACAAAAAAATAAAAAACCATTACTGGTAGCCGGCGACGTTTACCGCCCTGCGGCCATCACCCAGCTACAGGTTTTGGGCGAGCAGATCGGCATCCCGGTTTATGCCGACCTGGAATCTAAAGACCCGATTGGCATTGCCCGTGCAGGTGTGGCCCAGGCCAAGCAGAACGGCAACAACGTAGTTATTATAGATACCGCCGGCCGTTTAGCAATAGACGAGGCCATGATGGTGGAAATAGAACAGGTAAAGGCCGCCGTTAATCCGCACGAGATATTATTTGTGGTTGACGCCATGACCGGCCAGGATGCCGTGAACACCGCCAAGGTGTTTAACGACCGCCTTGACTTTACCGGCGCGGTACTGACTAAGCTGGATGGCGATACCCGCGGTGGCGCGGCGCTATCCATCAAATCGGTAGTGAACAAGCCGATCAAATTTATTGGTACGGGCGAAAAGATGGAGGCGCTGGACGTTTTCCACCCCGACCGTATGGCCTCGCGTATTTTGGGCATGGGCGACGTGGTATCCTTAGTGGAGCGCGCGCAGCAGCAATTTGATGAAAAGGAAGCCGCCGAACTGCAAAAGAAGATCCGCAAGAACAAATTCGACTTTAACGACTTTTACGGCCAGATCCAACAGATCAAAAAAATGGGTAACATGAAAGATCTGATGGGCATGATACCGGGCGTTGGCAAAATGATGAAGGATGTGGAAGTAGGCGACGATGCCTTTAAAAACATCGAGGCCATAATCCAATCCATGACCAAGTTTGAAAAGGAAAACCCGGATGCCATTAACCAAAGCCGCCGTACCCGTATAGCCAAAGGTTCGGGCACTAACATTGCCGAGGTTAACCGCCTGCTAAAGCAGTTTGAGGATATGCGTAAGGTGATGAAGCAAATGAGCAACCCGGCAGCCATGGCCAATATGATGCGCCGTATGCCGAAGATGTAA
- a CDS encoding pectinesterase family protein — protein sequence MTRICTIILLLIAPLCQAAKTRIVVDPSGKGDFRTIQQALQSLPDSAAEDRLIFIKNGFYREQLSIRKNHITLQGESKTGTVISGSISHLIYTCQHPGDKNSAVMNIDGNDITLRDLTVENTYGHDAADSVFIDCTNAQTGKPEKTKVVKTAHQFTLKTGTATRLKVINCIVRSYGQDTVSPWSGTGMYYFKDCTLIGGTDFYCPRGWAYAENCTFIVNVPGAIAIWHDGSKGRDIKSVFRNCYFKGEQHFQLGRYHHEASFYLIDCHFDKNMMDKPIYKAETAKPMVWESTVYYSNAHTDGPKFNWLKDNLYQAPGAPKAGDINAAWTFNRKWNP from the coding sequence ATGACCAGAATCTGCACCATCATCCTTTTGCTGATAGCACCGCTTTGCCAAGCCGCTAAAACCCGGATAGTGGTAGATCCATCGGGCAAGGGCGATTTCCGCACCATACAGCAGGCGCTGCAAAGTCTGCCCGATTCGGCGGCGGAGGATAGGTTGATCTTTATTAAGAACGGCTTTTATAGGGAACAGCTATCGATACGTAAAAACCACATCACGCTACAGGGCGAAAGCAAAACGGGCACGGTGATCAGCGGATCCATCTCGCACCTTATTTATACCTGCCAGCACCCGGGCGATAAAAACAGCGCGGTGATGAATATCGACGGTAACGATATTACCCTGCGCGATCTGACGGTAGAGAACACCTATGGCCACGATGCTGCCGATTCGGTATTTATTGATTGCACCAACGCCCAAACGGGCAAACCCGAAAAGACAAAAGTGGTGAAAACCGCGCACCAGTTTACCCTGAAAACAGGCACGGCCACCCGGTTAAAGGTGATCAACTGTATTGTCCGCTCGTACGGGCAGGATACGGTATCGCCATGGAGCGGCACAGGCATGTATTATTTTAAGGATTGTACGCTGATAGGCGGCACCGATTTTTACTGTCCCCGTGGCTGGGCCTATGCCGAAAATTGCACCTTTATTGTCAATGTACCCGGCGCTATTGCCATTTGGCACGATGGCAGCAAGGGCCGCGATATCAAAAGCGTTTTCCGCAACTGCTATTTTAAGGGCGAGCAGCACTTCCAGTTAGGCCGCTATCACCACGAGGCCAGTTTTTACCTGATAGATTGCCATTTTGATAAAAACATGATGGATAAGCCTATTTATAAGGCCGAAACCGCCAAGCCGATGGTTTGGGAATCGACCGTTTATTATTCCAATGCCCATACCGACGGCCCTAAATTCAACTGGTTGAAAGATAATCTTTACCAGGCACCGGGCGCGCCCAAGGCCGGTGATATTAACGCCGCGTGGACTTTCAACCGTAAATGGAACCCTTAA
- a CDS encoding TonB-dependent receptor produces MKKLYFIIFSVLILGIANEANAQITTGVISGKVTDAKGGTLPGVTISVVNTSTGTRYGNQTNADGRYTITNVNPGGPYVITASFVGYKKQELTGITVNLGNATYNFQLLDESTALKEVVVKSTGGTTKTGASTRINPNQLRTMPSLSRSLQDLTRLTPQSNNNSFQGTNYRYNNVTLDGAINNDAIGFSPSLGGQNNVSGQVGSSTRTSPISLDAIQDIQVYIAPYDIKIGNVLGGSINAVTRSGTNTVTGSIYGFGRGAFMIGANRLPTNVGGDNASEPSAFHDFQFGGRLGLPIVKDKLFLFTNEEFARRQDPVIFAAGSAGSAGILSEQDAIDITKAFKSYTGGLDPGVYGNTTIFSNSNKFFNRLDWNINDKNQLTLRNNTITSTATNLERDQQNFRFSGIDYTSHNNSNSTVAELKSRFSNSVSNSFLLGYSNVHDYRDPNSSPALPQIEITGRTPGTTIFLGTDREAAIFDMHQKTFEITDNFTLNTGKHTFTFGTHNELYNITYNFVNSWNGRDAYSSIDAFTGAFNSNPATVTAFTPLRVRANFNYTNNTRDYILANPSAQFKVNLLSLYAQDEIQAADNFKLTGGLRIDYAGVPNKQPLSAKTTGAAVDPNYGTTFTYTKPSEIQNKYLDNIEFNGRLSFNYDINGDQSAVIRGGTGTFTGRVPFAWFGYAFYNNGNTYGAYDKNNINTTTNTITPGTNPTQAPANGGLGFVNQQVPAPNTSATGPTQVDMIDNNFKMPQVWRSSLAFDYKTQDQWRFSIEGIYTSVIHDLKFQQTNTTDQVTYYPYDVQKQQPIFVNTKPSANFTNAYLLSNTSEGKRYSITGQVGKTWPMGLNAEFSYTYGQSKDITNGIRNSMESNWQLNQALNPNSPTLAFSNFDVRHRIVANLSYKLTYGADKKNSSNFALFFNAASGTPYSFGFLPSAIDGTGQQVSLAYIPSVGETIKFFSTTPNTPSAAEQAMANAFDQYINADQYLSTRRGKFTERNGARTPWNTSADFRFTQDFSVGSGAKKQMLTFTFDIINLTNLLNRNWGHYYFSPNTFNSTSSIGLTRNVTPSFANAATTYPTYKFVNPGVPYAVDPFQSRYQMQFGVRYTF; encoded by the coding sequence ATGAAAAAGCTCTACTTTATCATTTTTTCCGTGCTCATTTTAGGCATAGCCAATGAGGCCAATGCCCAGATCACCACCGGTGTTATCAGCGGTAAGGTGACAGATGCAAAAGGCGGTACATTGCCGGGTGTAACCATTAGCGTGGTAAACACCAGCACAGGCACACGCTACGGCAACCAAACAAACGCCGATGGTCGGTACACCATCACCAACGTTAACCCGGGCGGCCCGTATGTAATTACAGCCAGCTTTGTTGGTTACAAAAAGCAAGAATTAACCGGCATTACCGTAAACTTAGGTAACGCTACTTACAACTTCCAGTTGCTTGACGAATCGACAGCCCTAAAGGAAGTTGTAGTAAAATCAACCGGCGGTACTACTAAAACAGGCGCCAGCACCCGTATCAATCCAAACCAGTTGCGCACTATGCCATCGCTTAGCCGCAGCCTGCAGGACCTGACCCGTTTAACCCCGCAAAGCAATAACAACTCGTTCCAGGGTACTAACTACCGTTACAATAACGTAACCTTAGACGGTGCCATCAATAACGACGCGATCGGCTTCAGCCCATCATTAGGCGGCCAGAACAACGTATCGGGCCAGGTAGGTAGCAGTACCCGTACAAGCCCTATCTCGCTTGACGCGATCCAGGACATACAGGTTTATATTGCCCCTTACGATATCAAAATTGGTAACGTATTGGGTGGTAGTATCAATGCGGTTACCCGCAGCGGTACAAACACTGTTACCGGCTCTATCTACGGTTTTGGCCGTGGCGCGTTCATGATCGGCGCTAACCGCCTGCCCACCAACGTTGGTGGCGATAACGCCAGCGAACCATCTGCCTTCCACGATTTTCAATTCGGTGGCCGTTTAGGCTTACCTATCGTTAAGGATAAATTATTTTTATTCACTAACGAGGAGTTTGCACGCCGCCAGGATCCGGTTATCTTCGCGGCAGGCAGCGCGGGTTCGGCCGGTATTTTATCAGAGCAGGACGCTATCGACATTACCAAAGCATTTAAATCGTACACCGGTGGCCTTGACCCGGGTGTTTATGGTAATACTACCATCTTCTCTAATTCTAACAAGTTTTTTAACCGCTTAGACTGGAACATCAACGATAAAAACCAGTTGACCCTGCGTAACAATACCATCACTTCTACCGCTACCAACCTTGAGCGCGATCAGCAGAACTTCCGCTTCAGCGGTATCGACTATACATCACATAACAACTCAAACTCAACAGTTGCCGAGTTAAAATCAAGGTTCAGCAACTCGGTAAGCAATAGCTTCCTGTTAGGTTACTCTAACGTACACGATTACCGTGATCCTAACTCGAGCCCTGCATTGCCGCAGATCGAGATCACCGGCCGTACACCTGGTACTACCATCTTCCTGGGCACCGACCGTGAGGCCGCGATATTTGATATGCACCAGAAAACATTCGAGATCACCGATAACTTTACGCTGAACACCGGTAAACATACCTTTACCTTTGGTACACACAACGAGTTATATAACATCACTTATAACTTCGTAAACTCATGGAACGGTCGCGACGCGTATAGCAGCATTGATGCCTTTACCGGTGCGTTCAACTCTAACCCGGCTACGGTTACCGCTTTCACCCCATTGCGTGTAAGGGCTAACTTTAACTATACTAACAACACCCGCGATTATATCCTGGCTAATCCATCAGCCCAGTTTAAAGTTAACCTGCTAAGCCTTTACGCTCAGGATGAGATCCAGGCTGCCGATAACTTCAAACTTACCGGCGGTTTACGTATAGACTACGCAGGTGTACCAAACAAGCAGCCTTTAAGCGCCAAAACTACCGGCGCCGCTGTAGATCCTAACTACGGTACCACTTTTACCTACACAAAACCATCTGAAATTCAGAACAAATACCTGGATAACATCGAGTTTAACGGCCGCTTATCGTTCAACTACGATATCAATGGCGACCAAAGCGCTGTGATCCGTGGCGGTACAGGTACCTTTACCGGCCGTGTTCCGTTTGCCTGGTTCGGTTACGCGTTCTACAACAACGGTAACACTTACGGTGCTTACGATAAAAACAACATCAATACTACTACCAATACCATTACTCCGGGTACTAACCCAACCCAGGCCCCTGCAAACGGTGGTTTAGGTTTTGTTAACCAGCAGGTACCTGCTCCAAATACCAGCGCTACCGGCCCAACCCAGGTGGATATGATCGATAACAACTTCAAAATGCCACAGGTATGGAGAAGCAGCTTAGCCTTTGATTACAAAACACAGGATCAGTGGAGATTCTCTATCGAGGGTATCTACACCAGCGTTATCCACGACTTGAAATTCCAGCAAACCAACACTACCGACCAGGTTACTTACTATCCGTACGACGTACAGAAGCAACAGCCAATATTTGTGAACACCAAACCATCGGCTAACTTCACCAACGCTTACCTGTTATCAAACACCAGCGAAGGTAAACGTTACAGCATTACCGGCCAGGTTGGTAAAACATGGCCAATGGGATTGAATGCAGAGTTTAGCTATACCTATGGTCAGTCTAAAGATATCACCAACGGTATCCGTAACTCAATGGAATCAAACTGGCAGTTAAACCAGGCGCTTAACCCTAACTCGCCTACACTGGCTTTCTCAAACTTCGATGTTCGCCACCGCATTGTGGCTAACCTGAGCTATAAATTAACTTACGGCGCTGATAAAAAGAACTCGTCAAACTTCGCCCTGTTCTTTAACGCTGCTTCGGGTACGCCATACAGCTTCGGCTTCCTGCCAAGCGCTATCGATGGTACCGGTCAGCAAGTTAGCTTAGCTTACATCCCAAGCGTAGGCGAAACCATCAAATTCTTTAGCACTACACCAAACACACCAAGTGCTGCAGAGCAGGCAATGGCCAACGCGTTCGATCAATACATCAACGCCGACCAATACCTGAGCACCCGTCGCGGTAAATTTACAGAGCGTAACGGTGCCCGCACGCCTTGGAACACCAGCGCCGACTTCCGCTTCACTCAGGACTTCAGCGTAGGCAGCGGTGCTAAAAAACAAATGTTAACCTTTACGTTTGATATCATTAACTTAACAAACCTGTTGAACCGTAACTGGGGCCACTACTATTTCTCTCCAAACACGTTCAACTCTACATCAAGTATCGGTTTAACCCGCAACGTTACGCCATCGTTTGCTAACGCTGCTACTACTTACCCTACTTACAAATTTGTTAACCCGGGTGTACCTTACGCGGTTGATCCGTTCCAGTCGCGTTACCAAATGCAGTTTGGTGTACGTTACACTTTCTAA
- a CDS encoding 5' nucleotidase, NT5C type — translation MNKQRIAIDMDEVLADPIGKFIDIYQREHGYTYTLDQMHGKEFRDLLPEELQPTLREYINRKGFFRDLELIPDSREVVEQLCQKYDVFIVSAAMEFPNSLEDKLHWLGDHFPFIPWTNIIFCGYKIVKADIMIDDRIRNFSGFDGRKLLFTSPHNIAITEYERVNTWDEVAVLLL, via the coding sequence ATGAATAAACAACGCATTGCCATTGATATGGACGAGGTTTTGGCCGACCCTATTGGCAAATTTATAGACATTTACCAGCGCGAACACGGCTACACCTACACATTAGACCAAATGCACGGCAAGGAATTTCGCGACCTGTTGCCCGAAGAATTACAACCCACCCTGCGTGAATATATTAACCGCAAAGGCTTCTTCCGCGACCTGGAATTGATACCTGACAGTCGCGAAGTGGTAGAGCAGTTATGCCAAAAGTATGATGTGTTTATCGTTTCGGCGGCGATGGAGTTCCCCAACTCGCTGGAGGATAAGCTGCACTGGCTGGGCGATCACTTCCCGTTTATCCCCTGGACCAATATTATCTTCTGCGGATACAAAATTGTGAAAGCCGATATCATGATAGACGACCGTATCCGCAACTTCAGCGGGTTCGACGGCCGTAAGCTGCTGTTTACATCGCCCCATAACATCGCCATTACCGAATACGAACGGGTGAATACCTGGGATGAGGTGGCGGTGTTGTTGTTGTAA
- a CDS encoding nucleoside hydrolase-like domain-containing protein, with translation MIFKVNIKAIIFACLCFILTGLAYAQQPVPVKPRILISTDIGGTDPDDNQSMIHFLIYSHLFDTEGLVSSPSYGAGNKEEILKMIGLYEKDLPKLQQHQKGYPTPDALRAICKQGRKGAAPYKGYLTATEGSDWIIKCAKKEDTRPLWVLVWGGLEDVAQALHDAPEIASRIRVYWIGGPNKKWSANSYAYIAANFPKLWFIECNSSYYGFFSGNGSPENLKPANYYNNFISNAGYMGAAFKSYYKGIPKMGDTPSLLYMMDGDPKNPLRESWGGSFIKFNHSARIVYDRATTITDTVPTFSTVEFHFKGPKINISPDSACFTLTMQAGIGEQKWDGFYNGNGDYVIRYCPKQTETLNYKVSSKIPGFEPLQGKLVISNLWPGQPHQTDYRLGSNWYTDKPDASLYDGIWQGSQTVLKWRSDIMLDWGKRWAWLK, from the coding sequence ATGATATTTAAAGTGAATATAAAAGCGATAATCTTTGCCTGCCTGTGCTTCATCCTAACAGGCCTGGCATATGCCCAGCAACCGGTACCCGTTAAACCGCGCATCCTCATCAGTACCGATATTGGCGGCACCGACCCGGACGATAACCAATCGATGATCCACTTCCTGATATACAGCCACCTGTTCGATACCGAGGGCCTGGTGTCGTCGCCATCGTACGGGGCCGGCAATAAGGAGGAGATCCTGAAAATGATCGGCCTGTACGAAAAGGACCTGCCCAAGCTACAGCAGCACCAAAAAGGATATCCCACTCCCGATGCCTTGCGGGCCATTTGCAAACAGGGGCGCAAAGGCGCCGCGCCATATAAAGGCTATTTAACCGCTACCGAGGGTTCGGATTGGATCATCAAATGCGCAAAAAAGGAAGATACCCGCCCACTGTGGGTCTTGGTTTGGGGCGGATTGGAAGATGTGGCCCAGGCCCTGCATGATGCGCCTGAGATCGCATCGCGCATACGGGTTTACTGGATAGGGGGCCCCAATAAAAAGTGGAGCGCCAACAGCTATGCCTACATCGCCGCCAATTTCCCTAAGTTGTGGTTTATCGAGTGTAATAGCTCGTACTATGGCTTCTTCTCGGGCAATGGATCGCCCGAAAACCTGAAGCCAGCCAATTATTATAATAACTTTATCAGCAATGCCGGCTATATGGGCGCGGCCTTTAAGAGTTATTACAAAGGTATACCCAAAATGGGCGATACGCCATCGCTGCTGTATATGATGGATGGCGACCCGAAAAACCCGCTAAGGGAAAGCTGGGGTGGCAGCTTTATTAAGTTTAACCACAGCGCCCGGATAGTTTACGACCGCGCGACGACCATAACCGATACTGTGCCCACTTTCTCAACAGTGGAGTTCCATTTTAAAGGACCAAAAATTAATATTTCCCCCGATTCGGCCTGTTTTACCCTAACCATGCAAGCCGGCATTGGCGAGCAAAAGTGGGACGGCTTTTATAACGGCAACGGCGATTACGTAATTCGCTACTGCCCCAAGCAAACCGAAACGCTGAATTATAAGGTTAGTTCCAAAATCCCGGGCTTCGAGCCATTGCAGGGCAAGTTGGTGATAAGCAACCTGTGGCCGGGCCAGCCCCATCAAACAGATTACCGCCTGGGCAGCAACTGGTATACCGATAAACCCGATGCATCCCTTTACGATGGTATTTGGCAGGGCAGCCAAACCGTGCTGAAATGGCGCAGCGATATTATGCTGGATTGGGGCAAACGCTGGGCTTGGTTAAAGTAG